In bacterium, a single genomic region encodes these proteins:
- a CDS encoding glycosyltransferase, translated as MSRDRSKRILIVAHNFPPLASGGVHRPVKFARYLRERGWEVDVLTVKNIRYHAYDPSLLDELEGVAVYRAGSLEPLRLSRLLGWRPPLPPPRLDSFADAERYCREGAGAPARKAGRVYHTLARHLFVPDEQIGWLPFAAAKAFRLHRRRRYDVVLTTSPPESCHLVGLKLKILTGRPWVADFRDLWSTHHLRRGLFFINKLLHRGLEKWVLRAADGAVANTAAMARNFVEAGVPAGRTLTLPNGFDPADFGAPLAKAGSGDFVVVHNGSFRGGRRARPLLEGFALARERDGDFAARAKLYMLGISRADDVRAAEDLGLRGAAFAVGYVRHADALRACLGADLLALAMAAEEGPALVPGKLYEYLGVGRPLFAAVPEGEVRDVIAKATRGAVVVGPEDTEAIADGLVEAFGAWRRGGIKYETEPAVVSTYNRQTQLETLASFLKDILQ; from the coding sequence ATGTCGCGGGACCGTAGTAAGCGGATACTTATCGTAGCTCACAACTTCCCGCCGCTCGCCAGCGGCGGCGTGCACCGGCCCGTCAAGTTCGCCCGCTACCTGCGCGAACGCGGCTGGGAGGTCGACGTATTAACCGTAAAGAATATCCGCTATCACGCGTACGACCCGTCGCTGCTGGACGAGCTGGAGGGCGTCGCCGTCTACCGCGCCGGAAGCCTCGAGCCGTTGCGCCTCAGCCGGCTGCTGGGGTGGCGTCCGCCGCTACCGCCGCCGCGGCTGGATAGCTTCGCCGACGCAGAGCGGTATTGCCGCGAAGGAGCGGGGGCCCCGGCACGGAAGGCCGGCCGCGTATATCATACGCTGGCGCGCCACCTCTTCGTCCCCGACGAGCAAATAGGGTGGCTGCCTTTCGCCGCGGCGAAGGCGTTCCGGCTTCACCGGCGGCGTCGGTACGACGTCGTGTTGACGACGTCGCCTCCGGAATCCTGTCACCTCGTCGGCCTGAAGCTGAAGATCTTGACGGGGCGGCCGTGGGTCGCGGACTTCCGCGATTTGTGGAGTACGCACCACCTCCGCCGGGGCCTTTTCTTCATAAATAAGTTGTTGCATCGGGGGTTGGAGAAATGGGTGTTGCGGGCCGCCGACGGCGCCGTCGCCAACACGGCGGCGATGGCCCGGAATTTCGTCGAGGCGGGGGTGCCGGCGGGGCGGACGCTGACGTTGCCCAACGGTTTCGACCCGGCCGATTTCGGCGCGCCGCTGGCCAAGGCGGGGAGCGGCGATTTCGTCGTCGTCCACAACGGTTCGTTCCGCGGCGGCCGGCGCGCGCGGCCGCTGCTGGAGGGGTTCGCGCTGGCGCGGGAGCGCGACGGCGACTTCGCGGCCCGGGCGAAGCTCTATATGCTGGGCATAAGCCGCGCCGACGACGTGCGGGCGGCGGAGGACCTGGGGTTGAGGGGCGCGGCCTTCGCGGTCGGTTACGTCCGCCACGCGGACGCGCTGCGGGCGTGTTTGGGGGCCGACCTGCTCGCGCTGGCGATGGCCGCCGAGGAGGGGCCCGCGCTGGTCCCGGGCAAACTCTACGAATACCTGGGCGTCGGGCGCCCGTTGTTCGCCGCCGTTCCCGAAGGCGAAGTACGCGACGTTATCGCTAAGGCGACGCGGGGAGCCGTCGTCGTCGGGCCCGAGGATACGGAAGCGATAGCCGACGGCCTGGTGGAAGCGTTCGGGGCGTGGCGGCGGGGCGGCATAAAATATGAAACGGAACCGGCGGTAGTTTCCACTTATAATAGGCAAACACAGCTCGAGACGTTGGCCTCTTTCTTAAAGGATATATTGCAGTAG